A region from the Benincasa hispida cultivar B227 chromosome 8, ASM972705v1, whole genome shotgun sequence genome encodes:
- the LOC120083734 gene encoding uncharacterized protein LOC120083734: MTGGSLGLRSGSYGALDKQLNNVVSVSPIQTARKPSKMMKEKDYLFPWICKFVGRKKVGMLLLCVVSAAVFLWVLYVGKGEDAQEGQHIQRVSINNSIVMSYRESSAEDIMDNSSSSLAKGIKISSLASPPPPPPALFLGYTLPPGHPCNNFALPPPPADKKRTGPRPCPVCYLPVEEAVALMPNASSVSPVLKKLDYIYEENLRRETEFGGSDFGGYPTLAQRTDSFDIRESMRVHCGFVGGVKPGRNTGFDINDDDLHDMEQCRGVIVASAIFGNFDVINQPKNISEYAKNTVCFFMFIDEETEASLKGTGILESSKKIGLWRIIVVHNLPYKDARRTGKIPKLLVHRMFPNARYSLWIDGKLELVVDPYQILERFLWRKNATFAISRHYKRFDVFLEADANKAAGKYDNASIDFQVDFYVKEGLTPYSEAKLPITSDVPEGCVILREHVPISNLFSCLWFNEVDRFTSRDQISFSIVRDKIMAKTNWTINMFMDCERRNFVIQKYHRDVLEQKAHSVPMAVHPPPLPPSLPFSVLNPVNDSSSDRVSSLPRKPSPKRNRERRSRRHRKVAAGIKDNDLS, translated from the exons ATGACTGGAGGGTCATTGGGACTTCGCTCAGGGAGTTACGGGGCATTGGATAAACAGTTGAATAACGTAGTTTCCGTTTCGCCGATCCAAACAGCACGGAAGCCCtccaaaatgatgaaggagAAGGATTATTTGTTTCCTTGGATCTGCAAGTTCGTCGGTAGGAAGAAGGTTGGGATGTTGCTTCTTTGTGTTGTTTCTGCTGCGGTTTTCCTCTGGGTACTCTACGTCGGCAAAG GTGAGGATGCTCAAGAAGGACAGCATATCCAACGCGTCAGTATTAACAATAGCATAGTTATGAGTTACAGGGAATCTTCAGCTGAAGATATTATGGATAATAGTAGTAGTTCTTTGGCAAAGGGGATAAAGATATCTTCATTGGCATCACCTCCGCCTCCTCCTCCAGCACTTTTCCTGGGTTACACTCTTCCACCAGGACACCCATGTAACAATTTTGCCCTACCTCCCCCACCTGCAGATAAAAAGAGAACTGGTCCGAGGC CATGTCCAGTATGTTACCTTCCTGTGGAAGAAGCTGTCGCCTTGATGCCTAATGCCTCATCGGTTTCACCTGTTCTTAAAAAATTGGATTATATTTATGAGGAAAATTTAAGAAGGGAGACGGAGTTTGGAGGTTCAGACTTTGGTGGATATCCTACTTTAGCCCAGAGGACGGATTCTTTTGACATAAGGGAGTCAATGAGGGTGCATTGTGG GTTTGTTGGAGGAGTCAAACCTGGTCGCAACACAGGTTTTGATATCAATGACGACGACCTTCATGATATGGAGCAGTGTCGTGGTGTGATTGTTGCATCTGCAATATTTG GAAATTTTGATGTTATAAATCAGCCAAAGAACATTAGTGAATATGCCAAGAACACTGTTTGCTTCTTCATGTTTATCGATGAAGAAACAGAAGCATCATTAAAGGGAACTGGCATCCTGGAAAGCAGCAAGAAAATTGGGTTGTGGAGAATCATTGTGGTCCATAACTTACCTTACAAAGACGCGAGACGAACTGGAAAA ATTCCAAAACTTCTGGTGCACAGAATGTTTCCTAATGCTCGATATTCTCTTTGGATTGATGGCAAACTTGAGCTTGTTGTGGACccatatcaaattcttgaaag GTTCTTATGGAGAAAAAATGCTACGTTTGCAATTTCTAGACACTACAAACGCTTTGATGTGTTTTTGGAAGCTGATGCAAATAAAGCTGCCGGAAAGTATGATAATGCTTCTATCGACTTTCAGGTTGACTTTTATGTAAAGGAAGGTTTAACTCCTTATTCCGAAGCCAAGCTTCCCATTACAAGCG ATGTTCCAGAGGGATGTGTGATACTTAGAGAGCATGTACCTATTAGCAATTTGTTCAGTTGCCTCTGGTTCAATGAAGTTGATCGTTTTACATCACGAGATCAAATTAGTTTTTCTATTGTGAGGGACAAAATTATGGCCAAAACAAATTGGACAATCAATATGTTCATGGACTGTGAAAGGCGCAATTTCGTGATTCAG AAATATCATAGAGATGTACTTGAACAGAAGGCTCATTCTGTTCCCATGGCTGTCCATCCCCCACCACTTCCACCTTCTCTACCATTTTCTGTACTTAATCCAGTCAATGACTCATCGTCCGACAGAGTTTCAAGTTTACCGAGGAAGCCTTCCCCTAAGCGTAATCGTGAGAGGAGGTCTAGGCGTCATCGGAAAGTCGCTGCAGGTATAAAGGACAATGATTTGAGTTGA